One genomic segment of Rubripirellula amarantea includes these proteins:
- a CDS encoding RNA polymerase sigma factor → MTHSPSISSLFLVRLREMNSPAWTRLVETFSPVIYHWCRKSGLTGHDAADVVQDVFATISAKIHQFDRDRPGASFRAWMATITRTKVADHYRRRSRQAQPQGGTDALNWLQAVPDLDADPSSISAIEVTVAQRVLSLIRDEFEPKTWEAFRMTAIENMPAAEVADRLSLRVSSVYQARCRVLRRLKQRLGELPT, encoded by the coding sequence ATGACTCATTCACCTAGTATCTCGTCGTTGTTTCTCGTCCGACTTCGTGAAATGAACTCGCCCGCCTGGACACGTTTGGTCGAGACCTTTTCGCCTGTGATCTACCATTGGTGCCGAAAATCGGGGCTGACCGGACACGATGCCGCAGACGTTGTTCAAGACGTTTTCGCAACGATTTCCGCTAAGATTCATCAATTCGACCGTGATCGGCCCGGTGCGAGTTTCCGGGCTTGGATGGCGACGATCACGCGAACCAAAGTTGCGGACCACTATCGACGCCGGTCACGTCAGGCTCAGCCTCAAGGCGGCACCGATGCGTTGAATTGGTTACAGGCGGTGCCCGATCTCGATGCTGACCCCTCTTCCATTTCAGCGATTGAAGTCACAGTGGCTCAGCGGGTGCTTAGTTTGATCCGCGACGAGTTTGAACCGAAGACCTGGGAAGCATTCCGCATGACCGCCATCGAAAATATGCCTGCGGCCGAAGTGGCCGACCGACTGTCGTTGCGAGTATCGTCGGTTTATCAGGCCCGTTGCCGGGTGCTTCGACGGCTGAAACAGCGGCTGGGTGAATTGCCCACATAA
- a CDS encoding beta/alpha barrel domain-containing protein — translation MSLNLTTHYGGLCLRSPIIVGACPLTADEQTRRSFEEAGAGAIVLPSLFEEQVVRWAIKTDRPVSQRERELLNRSNRYYVHTACQSAECYLALVNRAATYSTIPVIASLNGYTDSGWLDFAGELEEAGAAAIELNVHHGPVSDYTGAIDLENSVVDAISEIKQSITVPLFIKLERGGLSIPHLARRICSGADGLVMYGRQPNVDICLDSFKLNSHWSLTQPGRVVDTIGHIMQVHGHCPAMSIAASAGVASSEDVIKVLLAGADVAMVTSEVYRNGADTIRRLLDGLIVFLEKHHLRSLDELHELRPLEFGSEEERSTYTAALSVRLTQDPPVSESVDVKGDAFGHITTP, via the coding sequence ATGAGTTTGAATCTGACGACGCACTACGGTGGCCTATGTCTGCGGTCACCAATCATTGTCGGTGCTTGCCCATTAACGGCTGACGAACAGACTCGGCGTTCATTTGAAGAAGCTGGCGCGGGTGCGATCGTGCTACCATCGTTGTTCGAAGAACAGGTGGTGCGTTGGGCAATCAAAACCGATCGACCCGTATCCCAGCGCGAACGAGAGTTGCTGAACCGAAGCAACCGTTACTATGTCCACACCGCGTGTCAAAGTGCAGAGTGCTACTTGGCGCTTGTGAACCGCGCTGCCACCTATTCAACCATACCGGTGATTGCGTCGCTCAATGGATATACCGACAGCGGTTGGCTAGATTTTGCTGGCGAGTTAGAAGAAGCGGGTGCTGCTGCGATTGAGTTAAACGTGCATCACGGCCCGGTGAGCGACTACACGGGGGCGATTGACTTAGAGAACTCGGTGGTTGACGCCATTTCCGAGATCAAGCAGTCCATCACCGTACCTTTATTCATCAAACTCGAACGTGGTGGGTTGAGTATTCCGCATCTTGCTCGGCGGATTTGTTCGGGAGCCGATGGCTTGGTGATGTATGGGCGCCAACCCAACGTGGACATCTGCCTCGACTCGTTCAAGCTCAACTCTCACTGGTCGCTCACTCAACCAGGGCGAGTTGTCGATACCATTGGCCATATCATGCAAGTTCATGGTCATTGCCCGGCAATGTCGATTGCTGCCAGTGCCGGCGTTGCCTCAAGTGAGGATGTGATCAAAGTGCTGTTGGCCGGTGCCGATGTGGCGATGGTCACTTCCGAGGTCTACCGAAACGGTGCCGATACGATCCGTCGCCTGTTGGATGGCCTCATCGTTTTTCTCGAGAAGCACCATTTGCGTTCGCTCGATGAACTACATGAGCTTCGACCTTTGGAGTTTGGCAGTGAAGAAGAACGCAGCACTTACACTGCGGCACTCTCGGTTCGCCTTACTCAGGATCCTCCGGTTAGCGAATCAGTCGACGTTAAAGGCGACGCCTTCGGACACATCACGACGCCGTAG
- a CDS encoding universal stress protein, giving the protein MRHVLLAVDGSPASDQAVRLLAHLPHRDRLELTILTVIEPVYIHGSYAATEMIEQVNSHARELAEATHANVCEKFDGANVLIHHEYRQGNIGETIVQAAKELNVDLVVVGATGRSQLSRVLLGSVSDHVATHAPCSVLVVRPSGLEDSPRPIRVCLGYEGGEPAKRAIAEIGEIPWTSGTEFHVVSIVTYLLGVYGELIHDEQSVKQHDEDLKESKLQLSDVASDIRTHLIESEHRGESLVSFAEKNGIDLMVVGETPRGNLSRFLLGSTSRYVLRHSPCSVWISRGINTSRRSEQVSQSEMASS; this is encoded by the coding sequence ATGCGCCACGTACTCCTCGCCGTCGACGGCTCACCAGCTTCCGACCAAGCGGTTCGATTGCTCGCACACTTACCCCATCGCGACCGTCTTGAATTGACCATTCTGACCGTGATCGAACCGGTCTACATTCACGGTAGTTACGCCGCTACCGAGATGATTGAGCAGGTCAATTCACATGCACGCGAACTCGCTGAAGCGACGCACGCGAACGTATGTGAGAAGTTCGATGGTGCCAATGTGCTGATCCATCACGAGTATCGCCAAGGGAATATCGGTGAAACGATTGTTCAGGCGGCCAAAGAGTTGAACGTTGATTTGGTCGTGGTCGGTGCGACGGGGCGATCTCAGTTAAGTCGCGTTCTGCTTGGCAGCGTGAGCGATCACGTGGCGACCCATGCGCCATGCAGCGTTCTGGTGGTCCGTCCGAGCGGTTTAGAAGACAGCCCGCGTCCTATTCGCGTTTGCTTAGGTTACGAAGGTGGCGAACCAGCTAAGCGAGCGATTGCCGAGATCGGTGAAATTCCTTGGACGAGCGGAACCGAATTTCATGTTGTGTCAATCGTCACCTATCTTCTTGGTGTCTACGGCGAGCTGATTCACGACGAGCAATCAGTGAAGCAACATGACGAGGATTTGAAGGAATCAAAACTTCAATTGTCCGACGTCGCCTCTGACATTCGAACTCACTTGATTGAGTCAGAGCATCGCGGAGAAAGTCTGGTTAGCTTTGCCGAGAAAAATGGAATTGATCTGATGGTGGTTGGCGAAACGCCACGTGGAAATCTTTCACGTTTCTTGCTGGGCAGCACATCACGTTACGTGCTTCGACACTCTCCTTGCAGCGTTTGGATCTCTCGCGGGATCAACACCAGCAGGCGATCTGAACAAGTCTCGCAATCAGAAATGGCATCCTCTTAA
- the gdhA gene encoding NADP-specific glutamate dehydrogenase, whose amino-acid sequence MAISEHVDLPKFMQGVAKRNPGQSEFIQAVQEVAEDIFEFIADKERYHEAQILRRIAEPDRIISFRVCWEDDNGNVRVQRGWRVQNNNSIGPYKGGIRFHPSVTESVLKFLAFEQTFKNALTGLPMGGAKGGANFNPKGKSDREVMRFCQSFMTELYRHVGADVDVPAGDIGVGAREIGYMFGQYKRITNQFTGVLTGKGLEYGGSLIRTEATGYGAVYFLANMLKTKDDDLRGKIAVVSGSGNVATHAAEKLTHLGASVVTLSDSGGFIHDPDGINLEKLRWIKQLKNVRRGRISEYVEEFKGATYHEAKSPWNVPCDVALPCATQNELSSEDAQSLVKNGCIAISEGANMPTELKGVHVFKKAKVLFAPGKAANAGGVAVSGLEMSQNSARISWKEEQLQQLLVDIMDGIHKQCLEYGQMGGGYCDYVRGANIAGFKKVADAMLAFGVV is encoded by the coding sequence ATGGCCATCTCTGAACATGTCGACTTACCCAAATTCATGCAGGGTGTGGCAAAACGAAATCCTGGACAATCCGAGTTCATACAAGCGGTCCAAGAAGTCGCCGAAGATATCTTCGAGTTTATTGCCGATAAGGAACGCTATCACGAAGCACAAATCCTAAGGCGGATTGCCGAACCGGATCGGATCATTTCTTTTCGAGTTTGCTGGGAAGACGACAACGGAAATGTGCGCGTGCAACGTGGTTGGCGAGTGCAGAACAACAATTCCATCGGTCCGTATAAAGGCGGCATTCGGTTTCATCCCTCCGTCACGGAAAGCGTGCTAAAGTTCTTAGCGTTCGAGCAGACCTTCAAGAATGCGCTCACAGGTTTGCCGATGGGTGGTGCAAAGGGCGGTGCGAACTTTAACCCTAAGGGTAAGAGCGATCGAGAAGTGATGCGCTTTTGTCAATCGTTCATGACCGAACTCTATCGCCATGTCGGTGCGGACGTGGATGTTCCAGCAGGAGACATCGGCGTGGGGGCTCGTGAGATCGGGTACATGTTCGGGCAATACAAGCGAATTACTAATCAATTCACCGGAGTGCTGACAGGCAAAGGACTCGAATATGGCGGATCGCTGATTCGAACGGAGGCAACTGGTTATGGCGCGGTGTATTTCCTTGCCAACATGCTGAAAACCAAAGACGATGACTTGCGCGGGAAAATCGCGGTCGTCTCGGGATCAGGGAACGTTGCAACTCATGCAGCCGAGAAGTTGACGCATCTAGGTGCAAGCGTGGTAACGTTGTCCGATAGTGGTGGGTTTATTCATGACCCCGATGGCATCAACCTTGAAAAACTTCGCTGGATCAAGCAGTTGAAGAATGTCCGTCGCGGTCGAATTAGTGAGTATGTTGAAGAGTTCAAAGGAGCGACCTATCACGAAGCTAAGTCGCCATGGAACGTCCCCTGCGACGTAGCGCTGCCGTGCGCTACGCAAAATGAGTTATCGAGCGAGGACGCTCAATCGCTTGTCAAGAATGGTTGCATTGCGATCAGCGAGGGGGCAAACATGCCCACGGAACTCAAAGGCGTTCACGTCTTCAAAAAGGCCAAAGTTCTTTTCGCACCTGGTAAAGCAGCGAATGCAGGCGGAGTAGCCGTGTCCGGTCTCGAAATGAGCCAGAATTCAGCCCGCATCTCTTGGAAGGAAGAGCAACTGCAACAATTGCTTGTCGACATCATGGACGGTATCCATAAGCAATGCCTTGAGTACGGTCAGATGGGCGGCGGCTATTGCGACTACGTGCGTGGTGCGAACATCGCGGGGTTCAAGAAGGTTGCCGATGCAATGTTGGCCTTCGGGGTTGTCTGA